One segment of Mugil cephalus isolate CIBA_MC_2020 chromosome 14, CIBA_Mcephalus_1.1, whole genome shotgun sequence DNA contains the following:
- the LOC125020411 gene encoding uncharacterized protein LOC125020411 isoform X2, whose protein sequence is MTMTGLACEVCLTKHKVVFSYRQHIQSSEHRQKMQDVFPGDISKKSGRLPYIPLMCPRKNHEIEQYNIDLSRLTLCFTPGPQADFYLCHICEGKCSQNAIVPHLFSGDHYSNSISYTDPNKLRFSWIPCKNDEPYPLHEDVDKRVPRHLQMLHLPPKLMKKLESSTYSEVMQVLSENDKLLKLMEAVLPKRIMIETYQKDSKRKHALLGMQHIVECICGERRHYLCTLCRLTIPTHMIIKHVLSFDHLFCYFKAWHPNTLLSKECYTNYTTAFSSLMLSLTEQTQKIHGTDNAAMKQVILEPAEFNSINFTCYKEALEKLESFKKSSLTTTVTPGSKLSTCAAWSSNRVAICKLRCQGCNMVFDRIMQFTKHFTKHSHQQKMRKYFSDDCGGYNQPVRIYLNIYSYIESKKETQPVVGVPLVVTIITTDAEVESAHVCFACRECFYDSGLTQHFESRKHLINTLLYQNPWRLPFAWENNLDEAKLRSLAWKEQEERGEDHIMLKVLDLPYSVFASLDPLHYPTVMKQLALHLTLLKRDVPYCETYSKLQENYKFPQLGKQFMVMYTEPEHGIVREKFLCLLCERRLLADEFYGHEFSRKHVENFLNRLHPGSLNSTTNNADILLDLAKQAGLFHRTLHIQEIHLDTPIWEPCTYNKTKSILASVKKRKSKEKLDPPIKPQMKLVPRESLKEVDHKPVEGSDQQNDTNKLCVENEQHEEKEDEMPTIKEKEPQAAPEELGTCSEEMKDADETCSVEKEKTEDTSLTKPSGEMPESCQNTDKEEEADAEIERGNSNENASTDVKNHSSKVNKRKRPNSESEASHENTSCNKDVEAEIDHKRMRVSSSEDACSEEPSTMPNCEQKDENTADVKETCKAETDTGLSKLLKCQCDNHDPIYLCESCTLRFSEKDVISHITSLDHPKMCLMVVELDEEDYREISKQSHASAIQRVKAIQAQQDGRCELPSTSASCRVESTDISDDHTEEMKIDEDPDSEAAVDMSVIPETTSKTAQVLSELKEEDTVTDIQVPVSEDNSPTSPAVPSSRKEKPSACATTRGVDETCLPPENTKNDSKACITPTVESLKMATTCTVEEPSAAGASISTATTSTCVSTSSKMTATTSASSETVLSASKVKATLCKATPTSQTGPSVVHDVPSCTMENHPKYFQSASKATVQSQTVATSVEVKHLPETSVKSVNTEASAKTAHASNSVCATPSVGPHVHKSIPPRAPPLTTDMPAQSEHKKLSHSSTTDTKPSTISPNVGASQLIIVTCNGKQQVYCRLCSLRMKTSGHLRDIRHQQKYVLHRYPGWTAEPSEWESKLNSTVAHLAKVEKRSTSSQMIEVKSDLYKALSELPEDKAVEKLKTMVRPNSTNSTACQGFGMSSPCEVSSSDDGITVGNPSADPQDTDSTYELIDLFAQIPDRFFRDTEQQNQLSHSEDRGPEPGNHNALQAPPRILKGEPTSVSNRLSSFLSVNKMDSLPIIGLNSMWECRGISLNPFYLCESCRTTLSLSEICDHLVSAYHHLHYMLQHYPQFMEWIKDKDLLLEMKYEILYDVARKVSLRERSYKYDVQGIMLEPVLYERVRTAPFIEALKTVRRIKNQEKLTAHYLPISNPQQKNSQPKKNRDKSLSTETQSVQAPKTNQRHGKEVEQKSNLEETAMVGGRRAVSPLDVNVSSSMAASDLSQFPRAGTSLLSAQAEFTPIQTQSQFSTVNTPVGPGDESLSARKRPADKSVETRVRPCVTNPLEDSLPAKRSDYMLQPVNEHSSGSAASEFTVVPPAVTPTPLSLQVKDAETECEEHNAHAVDLLLRLISVVRKERASSCANTSSHGVEGNLDSESKTQINNTRWESQVFPTTTKEDISLCNSSEGMFLTESSVHQHIAPSARTASSAISSSFEDGLIGGNSLCTTTAGESVVATVPVTTTAAEPSVALQNVPGNVSPSGSVCAATTFHPEQMQRSQADTVIYGTPINTITRARTHAVQRVHTEVNTLKTGSSSDASFEGCSQYNQMSHAPSQHTGCFPPYVAPNITPVYTWDLNPHVVSPSAGLYSGQIYPQQGVNYYGLQTFCHSLAAPRPPQCESLEMQQQHQQQQHQPFLWRGDV, encoded by the exons ATGACCATGACGGGCTTGGCATGTGAG GTCTGCCTCACCAAACATAAAGTGGTCTTCAGTTACAGGCAACACATACAATCATCTGAACATCGCCAG AAAATGCAAGATGTTTTCCCAGGCg ataTTTCCAAAAAATCTG GCCGTTTACCCTACATTCCTTTAATGTGTCCGCGAAAGAATCATGAAATCGAACAGTACAACATAG ACTTGTCCCGGCTGACTCTGTGTTTCACTCCGGGGCCACAGGCTGATTTTTATCTGTGCCATATCTGTGAGGGTAAATGTTCTCAAAACGCTATCGTACCACACCTCTTCTCTGGAGACCATTACTCCAACAGCATT AGCTACACAGATCCCAACAAGCTGAGGTTCTCCTGGATCCCTTGCAAGAACGACGAACCGTATCCCTTGCATGAGGACGTGGATAAAAGAGTGCCCCGACATCTGCAG ATGCTGCATTTGCCCCCGAAACTGATGAAAAAGCTTGAATCAAGCACCTACTCGGAAG TGATGCAAGTCCTGAGTGAGAACGACAAGCTTCTCAAGCTGATGGAAG CCGTCCTGCCCAAAAGAATAATGATTGAAACATACCAAAAAGACAGCAAGAGGAAACACGCACTACTTG GTATGCAGCACATTGTCGAATGCATTTGCGGCGAGAGGCGACACTACCTGTGCACGCTCTGCAGACTAACAATACCCACGCACATGATCATCAAACACGTCCTGAGCTTTGACCACCTCTTCTGCTATTTT aAAGCGTGGCATCCTAATACGTTGCTGTCAAAGGAATGCTACACGAACTACACCACGGCCTTTTCCTCCTTGATGCTTAGTCTCACTGAGCAGACGCAGAAAATCCACGGAACTGACAACGCTGCTATGAAG CAAGTGATCCTGGAGCCTgctgaattcaattcaataaatTTCACGTGCTATAAAGAag CCTTGGAGAAACTGGAATCCTTCAAGAAGAGCAGCTTGACAACGACCGTAACACCAGGGAGCAAACTGAGTACAT GTGCTGCGTGGTCTTCAAATCGCGTGGCAATTTGCAAACTCCGCTGTCAA GGCTGCAATATGGTCTTTGACAGGATAATGCAGTTTACAAAACACTTCACAAAACATTCACACCAGCAG AAAATGAGGAAATACTTCAGCGATG ATTGTGGTGGTTACAACCAACCAG tgAGAATTTATCTGAACATATATTCGTACATCGAGTCCAAGAAGGAAACTCAGCCAGTTGTTG gGGTTCCCCTGGTTGTGACGATCATCACCACAGATGCCGAGGTTGAGTCGGCCCATGTGTGTTTCGCCTGTCGTGAGTGTTTCTATGACTCCGGTCTGACGCAACACTTTGAGTCTCGGAAACATCTCATAAACACACTG CTGTACCAGAATCCGTGGCGGCTGCCGTTCGCCTGGGAGAACAATCTGGATGAAGCAAAGCTGAGGTCACTGGCAtggaaggagcaggaggaaaggGGAGAAGATCACATAATGCTCAAG gTTCTTGATCTTCCATACTCGGTGTTTGCGAGCCTTGATCCTCTTCATTACCCAACAG TGATGAAGCAACTTGCGCTGCACCTCACTCTCTTAAAGCGAGACG TTCCATATTGTGAAACTTACAGCAAGCTCCAAGAAAATTACAAATTTCCTCAGCTAG gAAAACAGTTTATGGTCATGTACACTGAGCCAGAACATGGGATCGTGAGAGAGAaatttctgtgtttactttgtGAGCGGAGACTGTTAGCGGATGAATTTTATGGACACGAATTCAGTCGCAAACATGTTGAAAATTTTCTG aACCGTTTACACCCGGGCTCGCTGAATTCCACTACTAATAACGCAGACATCTTACTGGACTTGGCAAAACAGGCAGGACTGTTCCATCGCACCTTGCACATACAG GAGATACATTTGGACACTCCCATTTGGGAGCCATGCACGTATAACAAAA CAAAATCAATCCTGGCATCTGTTAAGAAGAGAAAATCCAAAGAAAAGCTTGATCCTCCAATAAAACCGCAAATGAAGTTGG TTCCCAGAGAAAGTCTAAAAGAGGTGGACCACAAACCCGTGGAAGGCAGTGATCAGCAAAATGACACCAACAAGCTCTGTGTTGAAAATGAACAACATGAAGAAAAGGAGGATGAGATGCCCacaataaaggaaaaagaacCCCAGGCGGCACCAGAAGAGCTTGGGACTTGTTCAGAAGAGATGAAAGATGCTGATGAGACGTGCTcggtggaaaaggagaagacGGAAGATACTTCATTGACTAAACCAAGTGGGGAAATGCCAGAAAGCTGCcagaacacagacaaagaggaagaagcagatgCTGAAATAGAAAGAGGAAACAGTAATGAAAATGCCTCCACAGATGTGAAGAATCACTCTTCCAAAGTGAATAAAAGAAAACGGCCAAACAGTGAATCTGAAGCTTCACATGAGAACACAAGTTGTAATAAAGATGTCGAGGCAGAAATTGATCATAAAAGGATGCGTGTCTCCTCCAGTGAAGACGCATGTTCTGAAGAACCCTCAACAATGCCAAATTGTGAACAAAaggatgaaaacacagcagatgtGAAAGAGACCTGCAAGGCAGAAACTGATACAG GTTTAAGTAAGCTTCTAAAATGCCAGTGTGATAACCACGACCCAATCTACCTCTGTGAATCCTGCACTCTGAGGTTCTCAGAGAAGGACGTCATCAGCCACATTACTAGCCTTGACCACCCGAAGATGTGTCTGATG GTTGTTGAATTGGATGAAGAGGATTATAGAGAGATCTCAAAACAAAGTCATGCATcgg CCATACAGAGAGTGAAGGCGATTCAGGCCCAGCAGGACGGCAGATGTGAGCTCCCTTCAACCTCAGCCTCATGCCGTGTTGAATCTACGGACATTTCAGACGACCACACTGAG gagATGAAGATCGATGAAGATCCTGACTCGGAAGCAGCTGTGGACATGTCCGTGATTCCTGAGACCACCTCCAAAACTGCTCAAGTCCTCTCTGAATTAAAGGAAGAGGACACAGTGACCGACATCCAAGTGCCTGTGTCAGAAGACAACTCTCCCACCTCTCCGGCTGTTCCCAgcagtagaaaagaaaaaccaagtGCATGTGCGACCACACGTGGGGTGGATGAAACCTGTTTACCTCCTGAAAACACGAAAAATGACTCCAAGGCGTGTATTACTCCAACTGTGGAATCATTAAAAATGGCAACCACTTGCACCGTTGAAGAGCCTTCAGCAGCTGGAGCCTCCATCTCCACTGCAACTACCTCTACATGTGTTTCAACCTCTTCCAAAATGACAGCAACCACTTCTGCCTCAAGTGAGACCGTACTGAGTGCTTCCAAAGTAAAAGCCACGCTATGTAAGGCAACACCCACCTCTCAAACCGGACCCTCGGTGGTACATGATGTGCCTTCCTGCACAATGGAAAATCATCCTAAATATTTTCAATCTGCATCAAAAGCTACCGTTCAGTCTCAGACTGTGGCAACATCTGTCGAAGTGAAGCATCTTCCTGAAACATCCGTTAAAAGTGTAAATACCGAGGCTTCTGCCAAGACTGCACATGCGAGCAATTCAGTTTGCGCAACGCCCAGTGTTGGACCTCATGTTCATAAGAGTATCCCACCCAGGGCCCCCCCTCTGACCACGGACATGCCTGCCCAATCTGAACACAAGAAGTTATCTCATTCGTCCACAACCGACACAAAGCCGAGTACAATCTCTCCGAATGTTGGCGCCAGTCAGCTCATTATAGTGACGTGCAACGGAAAGCAGCAAGTCTACTGTCGGCTGTGTTCGCTCAGGATGAAAACTTCCGGACACCTGAGGGACATTAGACACCAGCAGAAATATGTG TTACACAGGTACCCTGGATGGACCGCAGAACCATCAGAATGGGAGAGCAAATTGAACAGCACTGTGGCCCACTTGGCTAAGGTTGAAAAAAGATCTACAAGCAGTCAG aTGATAGAAGTGAAGAGTGACTTGTACAAAGCGTTATCTGAGCTCCCAGAGGACAAAG CtgtggaaaaactgaaaacaatggTGAGACCAAACTCCACAAACAGTACTGCGTGTCAAGGCTTTGGCATGAGCAGTCCATGTGAAGTTTCAAGCTCAGATGACG GAATCACCGTGGGGAATCCTTCAGCAGATCCTCAGGACACTGACTCGACCTACGAACTGATCGACCTGTTTGCCCAAATCCCCGATAGATTCTTTCGAGATACAGAACAACAGAACCAGTTAAGCCACAGCGAAGACCGTGGTCCAGAACCAGGAAATCACAATGCATTACAGGCACCCCCAAGAATTTTAAAAG GGGAACCGACTTCCGTCTCCAATCGTTTGTCGTCGTTCCTGAGCGTAAATAAAATGGACTCTTTGCCCATCATTG GTTTGAACTCTATGTGGGAGTGCAGAGGAATATCTCTGAATCCATTCTACTTATGTGAGAGCTGCAGGACGACGCTCTCACTGAGTGAAATCTGCGATCACCTGGTCAGCGCTTATCACCACCTCCATTACATG ctgCAGCATTACCCTCAGTTCATGGAGTGGATTAAGGACAAGGATCTACTCCTGgagatgaaatatgaaattCTGTATGACGTCGCCCGGAAGGTTTCACTGCGAGAACGTTCCTACAAGTATGATGTTCAG GGTATAATGCTGGAACCAGTGTTGTATGAAAGAGTCCGGACAGCTCCATTCATTGAAg cTTTAAAAACGGTGCGTAGGATCAAGAACCAAGAGAAACTCACCGCCCACTATCTACCCATCAGTAACCCACAACAAAAGA ACTCTCAGCCTAAGAAGAACCGAGACAAATCACTGTCCACAGAAACACAGTCAGTGCAAGcaccaaaaacaaaccagagacaTGGCAAAG AAGTTgaacaaaaatctaatttagaAGAGACTGCAATGGTTGGAGGAAGAAGAGCCGTGAGTCCTCTGGATGTGAACGTTTCCTCATCCATGGCTGCGTCTGATCTCTCTCAGTTTCCTAGAGCCGGCACAAGTCTTCTTTCTGCACAGGCAGAATTCACACCCATACAGACACAATCTCAGTTTTCTACCGTAAATACTCCAGTCGGTCCCGGAGACGAAAGCCTCTCAGCCAGAAAGCGTCCAGCTGATAAATCTGTTGAAACACGGGTCAGACCTTGCGTCACCAACCCGCTTGAAGACAGTTTGCCAGCCAAACGGAGTGACTACATGCTGCAGCCCGTTAATGAGCACAGCTCTGGATCAGCCGCATCAGAGTTCACTGTTGTTCCCCCTGCTGTGACCCCCACCCCGCTGTCTCTTCAGGTCAAAGACGCAGAAACTGAATGTGAAGAGCACAACGCACACGCTGTGGACTTGTTATTGCGTCTAATATCTGTGGTCAGAAAGGAAAGAGCCAGCTCCTGTGCTAACACTTCATCTCATGGTGTGGAAGGAAACTTGGATTCAGAATCTAAAACTCAAATCAATAACACAAGATGGGAGTCTCAGGTTTTTCCGACCACTACAAAAGAAGATATAAGCCTCTGTAACTCTTCTGAAGGCATGTTTTTGACAGAATCCTCTGTTCACCAACACATCGCGCCCAGCGCCAGGACTGCTTCCTCGGCCATCAGTTCATCTTTTGAGGACGGCTTGATCGGTGGCAACTCTTTGTGCACAACGACAGCAGGTGAGTCTGTTGTTGCCACAGTACCCGTCACCACCACCGCTGCCGAGCCCAGTGTTGCTCTTCAAAACGTCCCAGGAAATGTGAGCCCATCTGGGTCTGTTTGTGCTGCCACGACCTTTCACCCAGAGCAGATGCAAAGGTCACAAGCTGACACAGTGATTTACGGGACACCTATTAACACCATAACAAGAGCCAGGACACACGCTGTACAACGGGTCCACACTGAGGTGAACACACTTAAAACGGGAAGCTCCAGTGACGCCTCGTTTGAAGGGTGTAGTCAATACAACCAAATGTCTCATGCTCCAAGTCAACACACAGGTTGTTTTCCTCCTTATGTTGCACCCAACATCACACCTGTCTACACTTGGGATTTAAATCCGCATGTGGTGTCTCCTTCAGCCGGGCTCTATTCTGGCCAGATTTACCCACAGCAGGGAGTCAATTACTACGGACTCCAAACATTTTGCCACAGTTTAGCAGCTCCCCGGCCCCCACAATGTGAGAGTCtggaaatgcagcagcagcatcagcagcaacaacatcagCCGTTCTTATGGAGAGGTGATGTGTGA